tgttgctCTTTTTAGAAGATGATAataggctttctttgatatgtTTTATGAATTTTATCCTTTTCAAATATTATACCACTAGTTAGCCCTTTGAACCTGTAGCCTTTCGTTTGTTAGCCGTATTTTTGTCTTGATCCTTTTGTTTGAATCCCTAATTTTTGCACTCTGCTTCCTTGAGCACTATAGCTTAGACTATGATATAATTGATAAATCCGAAGAAAAGGGATGGTCAAGTGAAAAAAGATGACCAGTGATAGCtgcaaagtgatgaaaaggCCCTTTTAGAAAGAATGTGACataaaaaaatgttgaaaaaaaaaatgattgaaacgTTCTTGATATGAGGGAAATACTTGtgaaataattgatgaagagagGGCTGAAAATAAAGTTATGAGATGAAAATAATAGGTGATGAAGTCTAGAAAGTGCAAAGTGCTTAGAGAAGTGTAAGTCACTATTATATAGTTGTCCTACCCGTTCCCTAACAAACATTACAACCCGTTAAAAtcctatttgattctatttgaGCATACTTAATTAGTAGAGATGTACATaatgggcaagcctatggttctttGTGCATACATGTGAATTTTTTTGTGAGTGCGAGAGTTGTGCTCTGATGCTAAGTCCTTAAATTACATTCGATTCTTTGATTTGAGTGTGGACTATTTATTCTTGTGGGGACActtgtttcatgatagataAGTGATATTGTTAGCTTCTTTGACAGAGTAGGTGAGCGAGCTTAAATTTGACGAGTTAGAGTCCGTCTTTGAGGTTAGGAAGTTAGAGGTTTGTTCCTTTATGtgacttgtatattttgcatgATGACCAGAAAGTGTATATTTGATGGTTTGAGTTGCTATAGGGCCTAATTGTTAGTATCAACCAAAGTGGTGGTGTTCCTAAGCTTGATTTATTAAAAGAGGTTTTAATGcttgctcgaggacgagcaagaatttaagtgtggggtggtaATGTTCGGCCAAAAATGCACACACATCGtttgcctcacattttagtacttttaattgcCTTTCGAGTATTAATTATAGTGATTTGtgcttatattatatttttacaatatagAAATAAAACGGTGTGAAATTGAAGAGATTTTGAGCAAAATTAAATAATCGccggagaaaaaagaaaggagaggaGACAAGAGAAAGACATAATGATTGTCTCATCATTAGTCCAATGATGAGACCAAAgtagaaaaagaaagcaaaagacTTAAAGCAAtaaacaattgaaaaagaagagaacGTACCTGGGCATTGTGACAGCATGCGACGCGGAGGAGACACAGAACATGTCTCTTGAAATTAATTTCGCCTTATGCGACCCAAGGCTGGCGCGAGCCCGTTATTTTGCTCGGTCCAAGTTGGAATTAGTTTTTTAAAGCTCAAGCCTTTTAATAccctataaatatatattctacACGGTTTGTACATAACTTTGCATCTAGAGAGAGGTTGGAGCCACCGTGGAGGTCGTAGTTATAGGGTTTTACtttctcttctctgtaatactcatttttacgtttttattcggatgatttgttgtttttcctccatgtctatgtgaaGCTAAACTTTatagttctagggttttgacactagcatgaaagttgacgtttgattatcgttttatctattaatttttcatctttgggttatttatttattatcgGTCTTAATTGTCCCATTACTTGatcaatagttagacactatctatGGTGCGTGTTGACTTGAAAGAGGAAATTCACGtacataataagaataaatagagtttgttcgatttaatcgtttcgctactgaggatagaaaTATACCCTTTAGTCCTACTTAGTTGGTTACGGAgatataaatgcgttcttgttacctctgacgacCATAGAAATATATGCgctatagtagcatctacaggcttgtgagtagtccgagagaatatcataaagttaacaTAAAAcagtcaactagtaacccaggaaataaaataggGGTAGAACGGTCAGAAGATTCAACTAGATttttagtggtcatagccctagatctatctcttctctgAAAAAATCCgttctttcttggttgaagttcattatttgttttcttttatttttagttagtttacaaatataatttggattttatttcttgtttagataattagcattagtttaatttagtaaatagttaatcataagtccctgtGGATACGATATCTGAACTttaaaatcctatattacttgtacgaccgcgtatacttgcgtgtgcgctTGGGAGCAACAATGCTGGACTTAACTTATAACAAATCTGGACTCCTCGGATGACTATTGACCAGTTAATTAAGCAAtcacttatttttatttataatgacaaaagggggaagaatgatGGCAGCTTATATACCAGTTCACAGTAAAACATGATAATTCAAGGGAACTCGTTCCCTAAAAGAACAGATAAAGTCTTCATGTGCAAATGACAACATTGTATAGAAACAGGTTCCTGAAGTGTCAGATCCTGCATTTAGTTCTGCAAATATATGATCTGCAGACAAAGTCTACTGTCATGATTTTAATAATCAAAGGGATGTTACTCAAAAGAAAGCTTCCTCAAAACCTTCAGCATGAATATTATCTAATAAACTGTAAAAATACAAGATACCTCCTGTCGCTTGTGCATTGCTTTACCACTATCGAAAATATGTTTCCACCTTTATTTACCATCTCTAGTAACTGTGAACAATTAATATTTTGCGATTAAAGATATTTACTAACCAGCAATTAAAGTTCACCATGTATCATATGGAAACAAAGCTTAGAACTCAAATGCACGTGCACTcaattttttaatagaacttAATACTTCTGCCAAGCCATCTTTGGACTTTTCAAATCTCAAATAAGCTTTTTAATCTAGTCAAATATCAGGTGGAATGAACAAAAAAATCTCAACACATCAGCGGTTGTTTAAATAGAAAGGCTGAacaaatttaatataatatGTTATTGACCAACTACTTATCAAGTTGAGGCGAGGTTAAAGTTTCTACCTTCACTAGGTaggggtaaggctgcgtacacgccaccctccccagaccctatTTATGggactacactgggtatgttgttgttgggagGTTAAAGTTTATGCATATATCTCTTGcacattatatacataattcACTCTGTATCTCAATACAGATCGTGCACTATATCAGAAAAGAAGTATCCTTTGATGTTATTCAATAGCACTCAAACTCATAATCAATTTTCCTGTCAAGTGTAGATTAATTTTCCATAACCCAAAACAATAAGCAGAATAAACTTTTGTAGCCATAAAAAGAAGGATAAGTGAAGCTTTAAATAGTAGGGTAGACGACAATTAGGAACACACACAAGAATTAAACTGCATCAATAAACCAAGCGGATCACCCAAGGAGTTTCCTAGttaaagtatgtttgtgatAGATGTGATACAAAGACCTTTACGGTGGGCAGAATCACAATTTATCAACTTACAAATTTATTCAGTCTCTTAGCAGTTTAAGATGAATAGGTGGGGCAGCGGGCACATATTGCCACGACTCAAAGCAGAGGTCAATAACCACACATAAATAGGTCTCAACTTTACTAAAACAAACAACACATCACAAAATCAGCAATACATCATTTCCATAACTTGAACAATTATCTCGGTCATTTTTTCAGGTTCCTGAACAGGCTGTGAAAGACAATCTTGAAAGATCGTTCGCTAAAAGGTAAGCACAATACTTCAAAAGCTCATACAAAATTAGCATAACATTTCAGTTGACTTTGAATCCCATGTAGATAGACTCAGGAATAGCAAGAAAGAAATTTGTGGCGGTTATTGTAAGAAAAGTAGCAGCTAAAAAGTAAAGATAAATGGGAGTTCATCTTACAATAAACCAATCAGTTGCGGAAGGAAATTAACAGGGATTTAGAGCACCATCAAGAACAAGTTGTTGATCATTTTTGAACAAAAGGAATGAACTCTTAGATAGTTAAAAAAGAGGAagcctctttcaaattcatcaaattGAATATTCATATAAAATAGATTGGCAGAAATAATTTTCTCTGCATAAACAGATTAGTTGAAGCTTTTACATCAGACAGAGTTAGTCGCCATCAATACCAGTGTATCGACCAATTCTTTTCATGCTAGAAGAACTACTTGCAGCTACTGCAGTTATCCAATGGTAACACTAGTAGCAAAAATGTGAATTACTTTCACCTTTTTCGGGGTTGAGTAATCGGGGAGTGACTAGAATGTCACAGTCCTGGAAAAATGCAGTCCCGTGAATTGGACTTTAGTCTTAACGCCAATCAATTGGCTTAATTGCCACATCTATTAATGCAAACTAGACAAGTCTTACAAACTTGTACTATAACAAACAACAGTACATAACAAATTAGTCAACTCTAAACGCTAGATTATTGGCTTAATTGTCAGAGCATTAATACAAAGTAGAACAGTCTTCATTTTTTGTCAACAAACAACAGCACTTAGTCTTCAAAATTTGTAACTTATAGCAGCACTTAAGGCTGTAAAACTTAAAATGTTATGGTAAATAGCAGGAGACTATTTCTTATACTTCTTGTTGTGGTTGGGAACTTGCTCCTTCATGGAGAACATGAACTTGCAAGTAAAGGCCTTTTTTACCTTTTCCTTTCACAAATTCACAAATGCACCTGTCATTTTTCTCCACAAGGTTCAATCTGCATAAACTGCGCCAGCCTCCATGTAGCCATATTCTACCGTCCTTCCAATTCTTGAGTTTTGTCTCAAATTCTCTGCCAGCAGAATCACGAATGGTCATTGTTGGAGGGATTTCAAGTTTGAAGTCTCTCACCACATCAATCGGAACATACTGCAATTAGGAAAAAAGGACTTGTTAAATGAGAATTCGATAAGATTGAACTATAAAATCATTCACTAAGGCTTTTAATTACCAGTTGGTCTCTCCTTTTTAATCGTATTTTTGCTACAAAGTAAGGATTTTTTGGCTGAGTTGCGTGTCCACTTTTGAAAATATCTGCACCATATTGGTCATGGAAATCCCTCACCTTGCAAACAGTGGCTCTTTTGCATCCAGCTAAATCAAGAAAGTTAACTGGTCAGGTTCACAAACAGAAATCTCATGGAAACTCAGAGATACTCCATCCATTTCATATTACATATTTACATGGTAGTATTTTATTGAACATagactttaaaaagaaaaaagattcaTTTTGCACATAACAAAAGGATTgggaaaatgagattttaacttTATTCTTCTCAGCAATTCCAAAAAACCTAACAAACTGTGCCCTCAGGCTCATTTTGTCCACGAACCATACAACCGAACTTTTATTTAAACCACTTGgaacttgtggtcttaaacatttCATGACATTTCTATAACTACAACAGCATGTCCAAATGTAAAAAGATGTCATTTTTTCAGTAACATACCAACAAGAAAAATATTGCATATAAAATGAAGATATAAAGATCTTTAACTTGTGTCTACCTTTTGAAGGTGgcacctttttcttgaatatgCCAGCCCTTGcattctcttcttcctcttcctcttcctcttcctcttcctcttcctcttcctcctcaGTTTCTTCCTCATATTCCtcctcttcatcatcatcttcctcttcCACGTGTATGCGTTTTGAACGTGGGACCCTTCCAGTCTCATCTTCCTCTTCGTCCTCAGTTtctttgtcttcttcttttaaACCTCCAGCTCCTTTCTTTTCACAACAAGTGTGTCCAAGTAATTTGAAGTCAAATACACCATTTCCATCatagtcaaaaattaaaaggtCTCCAAACTCTACTGTGTTCTGCTCAATGAATTTCTCCCATCCATAATGGAAATAATAATTTCCTCCTGTTTTGGCCACTCCCATGGGCCACGTATTGCCAAACCGATCCCTAACAGAAACCTTCCTACGTAACTCTCCATTCTTGTAATCTGTAAAAGCTGTGGGGATTTtctgtggaaaaaaaaaaagctccatTATTACAAAAAGATATAGAACAATACCAATTTCTTTAAATCAGATTGTCCATATCATAAAAGCAACCTCTATAAGAcggaaaaatatttcaaataaacTCGAAGTCTGAGACTTTTGAGGTTATAATTCAAGAACGTAACTATGTCAGAAAATAgatctaaaaaaaaatctgaggGATTCTCATAGTTTTACCGCAAAGTTACTAGTATAAAATTTACTTGGGTCTGACAAGGGCATTTCTTTATTTCCCCTACCCCTATAGACTGCCCATATCTTCCAAAAagtatttcaagaaaaagagtcAGCAAGAATAATTGATCACCTGAATATTAGTAAAACATAGAAAAAAGATGAGAGGGAAagtatatttaaaaaatgtaaTGATTTTGCAACCTAATCATTATTATTCAGTACTTGCAGATCTAAATCTCACCAAGGCCTTCTCCTCTCTTTACTTCCCCTTCCCATATCCACTGCCCACACATCTccacaaagaaaaataaatcaagaaaaaaaggtcCCAAGAAATCAAACAACATGAGGacttaaaaaaggaaaaaaacaaactTACCAGCCGCTTTGAGCTGTTTTCAGGGGAGAAAAACTTGAAGAAGCCCTTTTCCATCTTCTCTTTTAGAGAATAGAAGAATTTTCAGCGTAACCTTAACCCTAAAATGTTGAAAGAGAATACATAAAAGAGGAGAAGATTACAAAAATCTTAAGAAGTAAATGCAGAAATAGTAACCATGGAGTTTTTTTCCCATTTTGGGATTGAAAAATTCAGTTGATTTATATCTGCACCATTCAAAATATGGaatactattattattttgctCTGTTTACTTCATTAATTCAGCCAATGCCAATCCTTTTCATGTTGCTAATTCAAGGTGCATGTATAACAAGCATCTACATTGTTTGCCATTACTGAAAACAGCAATTACCTTTTATCTATTTTTAGCAAAGCTTTTCGAAATTCATCAAGGTGGGGATTACATTCATAGCAAGATTCATTTTTTGGGCCATTATATATCCTCAAAAAGACCCATCCATTAACATCCTGATATCTATTAAAAGAAAGTCTTTGGCAATTGGTACGGCCAGTGACTCAAACAGTTTGGGTAAAAGCTTCTCCATagtgctaattttttttttttttggtcaattcCAATCCACTAATTCTCGTTGATAAAACAGCAACATAAAGTAAAACTAAAACTTTGGA
This portion of the Lycium ferocissimum isolate CSIRO_LF1 chromosome 1, AGI_CSIRO_Lferr_CH_V1, whole genome shotgun sequence genome encodes:
- the LOC132055265 gene encoding B3 domain-containing protein At5g60140-like, which translates into the protein MEKGFFKFFSPENSSKRLKIPTAFTDYKNGELRRKVSVRDRFGNTWPMGVAKTGGNYYFHYGWEKFIEQNTVEFGDLLIFDYDGNGVFDFKLLGHTCCEKKGAGGLKEEDKETEDEEEDETGRVPRSKRIHVEEEDDDEEEEYEEETEEEEEEEEEEEEEEEEENARAGIFKKKVPPSKAGCKRATVCKVRDFHDQYGADIFKSGHATQPKNPYFVAKIRLKRRDQLYVPIDVVRDFKLEIPPTMTIRDSAGREFETKLKNWKDGRIWLHGGWRSLCRLNLVEKNDRCICEFVKGKGKKGLYLQVHVLHEGASSQPQQEV